Within the Taeniopygia guttata chromosome 1, bTaeGut7.mat, whole genome shotgun sequence genome, the region CCACAACTGGGTCCTAGGATACAATTGAAAGCACTCTCGTTATGGGCagggtgtttgggaagggaaTGCAAGGTGGAAACCAAAGGCAGAGCGCAGGCAGTGCCTGCGAGaggctgcacacacagcccGCTCCTGCTGCCGATACTCACGGAGTGAGGCATCCCCGAGTGTATGAGAGCCACCACGatcacagagctcagccccaggcCTTCCTCCACTGCACCCTGCAGACATCATAAAACACAGATGAGGGATGCTATgagaagggagaggggaaagttTTCCAATGCCTTCTGGTCCCCTAGCAAATGCCAGCATAAGTAACAGTGCTGGTCCTATTCCTTCTCCTAAGGAGGTGACAGGACTGGTATCCACTTTTAAAGGTCCTGCTTACCAGAGCAGCTCTCTGCCAGGGTTCCCCAATCTCTTCTGGGTAGCTGATTTCCTCCCTCTGCTGAGCACATTCCCCTTTCTCCCAAATATAAGATTTTCAGTAGCAGATTTCAATGCCAGGGGAAAGTGATGTTCCCACAACCCAGCTGCAAGGTGGTGAGTGTTAGCCCTTGAGATGGAGGTAGGGCAGGGCACTATTTCAGTTTCCAAGTGCACATCAAACACAAACCTTCATCATTCATAACTTGAAAAAGTGCCACAGTGACTAGGCAACCCTGAGTGTCACCCAAGGGTGACCCTGGGCACTTCAGAGCCTTCCTCCTGCAACAGAGTTAATTTGTCCTTGGCACTCAAACTGGACCAGAAAGTGAAGGAGATTTGAGGTACCTAAAAAACCACCAGGACATGTCATACCATCAGACCATTGTTGAAGAGCTTCCCCACACTCTTGAAACAGCCAGATGGAGTCTGACTTTTAATCAGGGCACTGGCAGCATCATTTATATTTTGTTCATCTATGTGGATGAAGTCCCGGGCTTGGCTGAAGGTCTTCAGGACAAGAGCAGTAAGCCTAGAGccaaggaaggaagaaagataTAGAACTGAATTGTCACTTGATGCATGTCTTCAAGAGGAGACAGGAGTCTCTGTGTCTTCTACTACATTCTCCATGTAGAAATACCAGCAggccacagcccctgtgcagaTGGAGAACTAGAAGCAATGCACATGAGCTCAAGAAGTTTGAGGTCAGAGCCATGtgcagcaagagaaaaaaattcattttttcagaCCTTCAGAGCTCTTCTAATTCCAACAGGGTACTTTGCTGCCCTGGAGGGCTGACATTTAGTGAGCTCACTATTCCAAATCCTGTTTGGGCATTCTAAAAACCTGTAAAGAAGGTGCTTTTGCTGCCAAGTTTTCAGAATAGGTCTCATTTGGGGTGCCCAAGAACTAACAATCCAACAGGGGTGCTTCGGGTTAGTTCACTTTTGACCAAGGTGTTCCATAGACTAAGAGGAAGATTTTGTATATTTATCCAAACAGATAAATAGGGAAAGTGACGGCATATTGGGGAGTGTGAAACCTGGCATGACATAAATGTTACGGAGTAAGAGATTATTATTGCTCTGATTTCAGCTAGAGTGGagttaatttcttctcagtagcTGTTACAGTGCCATGTTTTGGACTTGGCATGAGGATGGTGTTGAGCGAACAGCCATGTGGTGCTTAATTTCCATCTGGGCTGAAGCCATGACACCTTCCAAAAGGTCTCAGGAGCAATTTCTGTTCAAAACTCCACACCTTCAGACTACCTCAGTTTCCCCAGACCAAAATCCAAGCTAGCTCGAGCCTAACCAGGTCAAACTGTTTGTTGTTCCTCAGTTGTGTTTGGATATTGTTGCTTACCAAGTGTTTCCTGGCTCACTTCCTTCCCCAAAGGCACTGTATGAACCGTCTGTGTGCTTgtacaggagctgctgctgataTCCTGCAGGAAGAGGCTGGGGATAGTGAAGATGCTGTGTGCCTGTCCTGTTCTCCAGGTGCCAACCTGCCCCACCAATCCTGCTGATCATTACAGAGAGCATTATCTCTGAGGAATTTAGCAGAGGGGTGCCGTGTACTGCTTGCTCCACTGACATGCATTAGCCTGATTTACACTGCTGCAATTACCATGATGCCGGGCAAGTGATGCTGCACAAATCCTACTCAGCACCAGGCCTCTGCTGAGGCTCCTTCCACACAAGTACTGTAGTGGACATCACCAGCTTAACAAGCCAGAATTCACTCACCACTTTCCAGATAGCCAATTGCCTTCTGTTTGATTTCTGGAGTCAGCTGTCCTGTTTCTTCAAGGTATCGCGTGATAAAGACGTTTGGGGCAAAATGAACCATGTTCTGCTCACCACAGCCACTGGACATCTGGAGAAGCTCATCTATGTTGTCCAGTGCTGTTCCCATAATGTCACCTGTAGGACAGAACCACAGCTTTGGGAGCCATACATACGCATTCTTGTGTGTAAAACTCTAGTCTCGCAGATTCTCCAGGTAACCTGCAAAGACTGATCTCAGTTCACCTCTGCTCACGTCATGTCTAGAGACTGTAGGAACAGAGATATGGTACTTGGCTGTCTTTCCCCTGGCTTGATGAAATTATACATCCATTCAGTGCCACTTGTATAGGAGAGATAGGATACTGCTCTGGAAGACAGTACCACATCTTGCTGTACATATTCCCTTTCATTACTTTGTTTGCTAAAGAAGACACAGTGGCAACAGAAGAGATGTGTCCTGCAGGGAAAAATATTACTTCCCAAGACTCTTCTAAAAACTCACCTAAGAAAGAGATGTGGGCTCTCTCTGACCCAAGGACAATGTTCTCTGGCATAGTGAAAGAGATGGTCTCTGAAGCTGAAGTTCCTGCAAATGGCAAAAACATCAGAACAACAGGCATGAGGAACACAGGTGTCCCCCAGGAGATGGTGTAAACAGGTCTGGGATCACCTAATCCGTTGGTGAAATCAGTAATCCAAAAGAGAGGATGACACAGAGATCCAGCCACCCATTGATGAGGGTCTGTGATGTGGTCAGGCAGTGGCTTGATGTTGCCAAGAGCTTTTACTACTGGGTAGGGCTGAATGGCTTTGCCTACCCATAAATGTTCCAAGATCCCTGACTTTCTGCTCCCTACACACCTCCAGAGAGTCCTAGAGGTGTTCAAAGACCACACTGCTTCCATCTCACCTCTGTTCTGTGCACAAGCACAGCCCCAGTAAGACAGTACTTGGGGGTCTCTGCACCTACCTTCAGGGCACAGGAATGAGGTGTGGGTcttttcctccagctgcccctctGCCTGGTGGGGAAAAGGCTGGTCAGCTCAGAAGGGAGAGAGGTAAAAtcagagagcagctgtgcagcacccCACCTTTGTGCAAGCACCTTTTCCATCCTTGTGTGCCTTGGCAAAGGGGTTCATATAGACAGCAGAGATATCCATGCCAACAGTGAAGTTGTTCTGGGAAGCAGGTTTCTCAGCTGCTGCATGGCCTTTGACCCCACTGCCCTGCCAGCAAGCAGTTCTGACATTTCTGTCCCATCCAGTCAAGGCGCTCCAGTACAATCTACCCTCAGAATCTCTCCTTGACCAGTCTCCCTGAGAAATGTGCCCACCTCCCTGGCTGACTCCTCCTTCCCAGAGCCACCCACCAGACTGTCTTGAGCACGACCCAGCTCCAGCCTTGCCAGAACCCACAGTGCAGCCTGACCTTCACCAGCAGGTGTTTAACCACTGTGTCCTTCCCTCCAGACTCAGGCACAACAGCTGTACGCTCCGTGCAAACATCTTCCTGCTCCACCACCTCAGCAGTGACGGTGAAATTCACCTTccctaaaaaaacaaaacatcaagAGGCCGGTTGGCACAGCTATGCCTATGTTTTTGTTCACTCAGCCTCGGACTGCTCACTCATGCTTTGCACAGTGGGCCAGCTCTGGCTTCCtcaagcagctctgccagcgCTTCCCACCCCTGCCTCTCCCTTGACCCCTTACCTAATTTTGTAGCCTTCACATCccaggaaaatgtttttgctgAATCAGGGCACAGGCAAAGAGTGAACCTGACATTTTCATGAAGAAACTCAAAATCCCTGGAGTCCATTAGGCTAAGCTGGAGctaaaagtgaaacaaaatggAGTTCAGATTACAGAGCTTctgttgctgctgtgtttttccATTCAGGCCCTCGATTCAAATAATAGTCAACCCCACATGCCAGGGGTGAGTATGTTGACGGCCTGTTGCAGTATCTGTGGGACACCAGCAGTGTCCCATGGATATGCAATTTACATTTGTAAAGTTTGGCTTCTGGGGAGGGATAAACTGGTCAGTGACGGCTCTGTGTGAAACTAAATTGTACAACTTCTTCGGTGTCTTTTGCCCAGTGCCTAAGCAGGCAGCTCCTCTGTTTGGGTCTCTATTAGTAAAGAAGAACACATTCCTCTGCTCCAAACCATCCTGGAGGGAGCCACTCACCGCCATGCACTGCTTCAGGTAGCTGAAGACTTTGACTTTCAGGGGAAAGGACTCTCCCCGGAAAACAGAATAGGGCAAAGTGGGTTCCACAAAGAAGGGCTTGAAGCTCTGCAGGCTGGTGGTCTCTGAGATTCCCAAGCCATGGCTCTCCGAGGTGCAGAAAGTCATGGCTCTCCAGTCTGTGATACTGTCAGGTACTGTGACAGCTAGCTCAGCAGCCCCTGAATCACTGAGGAGAAAACAGAGTGGAAGAGGTTGTCCCCACCATGGAAAGAGCTCTCTTAGGAAGACAAATGCAGAAATTCAGACTATGAAATGGAAGGGCATGTGAAGGTGTGGGGATTCCTGGCATGTAGGACAGAGGTATGGGAAGGATAGCAAATAGGTGAGCAAGGAATGACTTGAGAGGAAAATGCAACGCAAAATTTGCTTCCGAGCAGTGCTGCACCTGAAATTCCTCTTTTGTGTGGACACAGAGGGCTCACAAGGGCCCATGTTATACACCCAGTCTGTGCCATGGAGTATAGTGTGACACTTTCTATTGGGAAAGTGTGGAGACAATGGAACATGTCTCTTCTGAGGTGGATATTGACAGGACAAAAGGTAACACACAGCTGGAATGTGGGAGATTCCGACCTGACATAAGAAAACACCATAAGGATGGTCAAACATGGAAACATAATTTGAGGAATCTCCATCCTTGGGGATACAGAGTATTTTACTACAACTTGATCTATCAGGACCTGCCTTGTGTAGAATGTTGAGCCATGGATCTGTGGAGGCCTCTTACATCCTGAAAGAGTGTGCGATGTTAAATTCCCAGAAGCATTTGGAAAACCTCAAGCAGAGACAATAACTGAACCGAAACTCCATTGTCCTTATTCACTTCCTCATACCTCCTTGTTTTACTTTGTGCACAGAAGGCAATAATGCCctgtctctgctcctgcccaTTCTCTCTGCTGTGTCTGATAGAAAGTCTGTATCCCTGTGGAGCCACAGCCCATAACTACTCACTTGATGGGAACTAGAGTCCAGATGAATGTCTCTGGGAACCAGGTCCGTGCTGGTGCTGACTCGCTGTCCAGCTCGGTgagctctgcctcagcagcttcAACAGCAGCATCTGCTTCTGGGTACAAGCTCTCCAAGTCTGCCAGCTCATCAAAAGCTATTGGGAATACAAGCATTCCTTCAAAGGCAGAGCAACTGTCAAACCAGCATAGAGCTCAGCCAGAAAAAGCTCAGttctctttccctcccacccccaGCCCAAACCCTCTTGTCCTTTCCAAGATGCCCTCAACTTCGTTATTGTCTTCCACAAGACAACCAGGAGGCTACGGGGATTCCAGTATGTGTGCTCCCCCATGAGACATTTTACCTGCTCAAAGTTTTGCTCTCATTCCCTGCAGAAAAGCAGGGATACTGCCCAATGCCAATCTTGGTTCATTCTCTGCTTTCCAGAAAGACCTTTCCTAGTCTtacaaacatattttctttactgaGACAGATGCCCCTCTTGCCCATATTATCTTCCTGCTCACCAGATGAAGCTTGCAAACAGGTTCAAGCCCTGCAGCCACCCCTGTACCCCTCCAGTGCACTGGACACACATTCCTGCCAGGgcctttccctctctctgtgGAGCACATCTCCTGTACAACCTCCCACTCATGTGTGTAAGCCATCCCCAGCTCCTAAATACACTGCATGTTCAGCTGCCCATGTGCAGCCTATATGTTACCCGTGATCTccaaagaaacaggaaaaatcaAGATGTACACATGTAGTCGTAGTCAAAAGTGGTCTGGGTGCGGCATTCAATTGGAGACTTGATTTTAAGGCTGGTTAAAAATGTTAGACCTGCATTCTGGAGgaaagaagggggagaaaagaagGTATATTTCTGTGGAGGCATTGGCATTCCGAGAGCCTgtctctccccctcctcccagcTTATCACAGCTCCTCTGTGGTGTTGCACATGAGCACAACCCGCAAATTTGTATTGGCAGAGAAGGCAGAACTGTCCTGCTCCCAGAGCTTGGTCCTCATGCCAAAGGATTGTGGGGGGTGACCACTTTCATCTGCATGCCTGTACACGAAGTCATTATTTTGGCACCACAGTTCGCTGCCCGCCCTAACCCAGACTTTTCTCTATCCTTCACTGCCATTCCTTTCTACtattctttctctcctttccctgggtTTCCCTTTTCTCTCAGGTGCTTTGCTTCTCTAACCTCCAATTTTTTCTGACACAGGCTGACAATCCACTTTGCTTCCAATCCCTAGAAACTCTGAAGGGGACTAATGGGGAGTTGGGTTCTAGGAATCTGCCTGATCAATGGGAATTTATCATACTGGGAGCATAGAGTGTCATTGATCTCTTAGCTCAGAAGCTTGGTAAATTCAGATTGTGAAGTCACCAGCAGTTACAGGAAAGACAGTCTGAATCTACCTGTGCTGACCTGGGATACAAAAGTGCTCAGCTCTGATATTTCAGGCTTTTTAGAAAGTAGATTTACCTTCAGAAATTCATAAACATCTGGTTGGGACACTGCATAAGAGTATCTGTTGTACATGAATGGTGACATCATTCCTGGTGAAAGGGTTGTCTGAGAGGCATCAGTGATTCCAGGGCTCTTGTGGACAGTGCAATAGTCACTGTAGACAtctgtgagggtgctgagctgctcctgagcatAGCTGAACATATTATACACCTGTATGGAGAGAATAAGAACAGTACAGGTCAGTGTGAGAGGTGGGAAGATTTTAAGTTCTATCCAGAAATTTCCTGTGGTCTCAGAGGCCAAGCTCAGGTTCTGCCTGTCACAAAAACCCAACTCCAAgaggtttttaattttatagagAACCTCCACAAATTTTGCATGTATAGCACCAGAGAAGAACATGAGCCCCTCTGGGGGTATGGCTGCATAGCTGTGGCCACTTCTAGCTTAATAATTGTACCTGTGAACTGAATGCAAACACTAATGACACCTGCCCTGCATAGGGGGAACATTGGACAGCTTCCTGTCTGACAGAAGACGCATCCTGGATCCACCAAGACAGTGTCAAGAGGCAATTCAGATGTCCCTTAGACCAAGGTCTAGAAGAGAAAAGCGACCCTTCCACTGCCAATACACCACAAAGAGCACACTCTGTGAATGGAAGGACTGTCTGGTTTATGTGAGCTGGAACAAAGACAAGAAGCCTATCCTATGCATGGCATTTTTTCTTAgcacaacttttttttcagagcattgTTGTGAATCAGTTCAGGAGATGGATGTCTCTTGCCTTCTGCTTGCCACTGTGGTAAAGCACTTTAACAAGGATGTGACTTCAGGCTGTAGCTGGGGATGACAGTGGGTTATTCTAACAGATAAACTCTCTGTAGGCACTGGAAATTTTGGCTGGTGTTTGATGCTTGCcttcattttttcttattaaaccATGCCCTGTCCCCATTCAAGCACTTGTTGATATATCTACCATGCCTCATTAGGCAGCAATGGTCAGCATGAGGTGACTCACACTATCCCTGGATAGCTCAGCCTCTGGCCTCAGGAGAAGGACACTTTTGTCTACTGCACGGATGCTGCACAGGGAGCCTGGCGCAGCCTGCACATGGAGACGGACAGCCGATCCAGGGAGAGCCACTGCGTCCGAGAAGCTGAGCTTCACCTGGAACAGCAGAAGAAAGGGGGACTGCAGACACTGAGATGAAGGAAAGGGGAAGCTGGGGTTATTGGATTCTGCTGCATATCTACTGCCAGTCTGCAGATCATCAGCCAGCCTCCAGCCTACCTGCCCCCCTATGTTTTGTGCACTGCTTACACGGTTCCTGAAGCAGCTGGACACTTTCAGACGGAGGGTGTCTGCTGCCACTTGTCCCTCAGGGAAGGCAATGTAAACAAAGAGGGTAGCCATGGAGGAAATGAGATCAATGGGCAGACTGACATTGAAAGCCCCACTGTACTGacctgaaggaaggaaaaaattgaaaaagtaCAGCAAGGTGCAAGGCAGTCTGCAATCCAAGGGTGACAGCAGCAATGTGCTCTTCCTCTGTAATACTTCTGTACAGATTCTTGCATAAAAACTATTCTGCCTTGCTTCTGGGGAGGCCACAGCTAGGCCAGGATGGAGGTTTTTACAGCAGTGACCTTATATAATGACACACCTTGGCAACAGTGAGCACTTGGAAGAGAAATTACTTTCCACTTGAGCCCAGAAAGACTCCATAAGTTACCTTGGAAGTCTCTGACAATTTCCTGCTTGGCAGATAAACTCTGACAGTGTCATCAtttaaacagcagaaaaaaaaaaaaaaaaaaaaaggaaattaaagacagaaaaaaaatagcatatttCCTAGAGGTTTTTTGTGCCAGCTCTGTGGTTTCCTGTTAGTCTcagatctctttttttctccttctccatctAGGCTGGAAAGACTTTCTTGGTGGATCCCTTAATCTGTTCCTGGGAGTTAGATGTTCTTACCTGATGGTGGATCAAGAAGCACTGTTGTTTGGCCATGATGCACGAGGGACCCTCTGGCCATAACCTAAAGGGTAATGAACAGAACAAAGGGTTGAGAGTGCCTCTGCTCCACGCTTCTGGGCTCGCAAagggctctgtgctgacacAGACCGGGCTCAGAGCTGACCTTGCTGGCGCTGCCCGCACTCACCAGGTGGTAGAAGTGTGCTCTGGCAGCCCGGTGGCCCAGCTCTGTGGCAAGGATGTGGTAGTGCACAGTGACCTGCTGCACATCCCcacaggctggcactgcccgcACGGGCTGGATCCTCACAGAGCTGCGGCTGGAGGAGTAGGAGGCCGTCAGTGGGAGCGATGCGGTGCCGTAAGACACCTTCATGTTTTCGCTGTTCACGTCCTCTGGCTGGGATTTTGCCTgtggcacagaaaaaaatgtctgaggATTTCTTACAGCTCTTCATGCACCAAAACCAAGGCTGACTAAGCAGTGGGCTCTGAACTATCCCAGCGTAGGGTGTCTACTTCCACCTACACCAAGTTCAATATGTGGGTAAAGTATTAGCATAGATCTGCCCTTATAATGTATTTCAATTCTAGTTACCTGCTTAGCTCCAGACTGGTTTGCAATAACTGGTTCCTAACCTGTAGTATAACTTTACTGCTGTTGACCCATGCTGATGTCTCTAAGACGAAGGAGGCCATCCCAGTGTCATCTGTGAGGTAGGTCTTGGTCTGCTTCCTGCTCCCGTAGGACACTGTAAGAATCACCTTCTTGTTCTTCATGTGTGTCCCATTGGCACTTCTCAGTTCCAGCTGTAACAATGCAGAGAACAGTCAGAGAGTTGGAGGCCTCAGGACTGAAAATCCACATCCCAGCAGAAGTCCCAGTCTACTCTACAAAGAGACTCTCAGTGTGATATTTAGCATCTCCAACCCTTCCCCATTTATGCAGTGGCCATCTCATCTAGCAAAGCCACAGATCCTGCAGTCACTCCTTTGGATaactgttgccctgatttttaaaagtgttaagttttcttttatagttcttttgaaagttttaaagttctcataaaacttcttcagccttctgatctgtttacatatttctactggagttctcacacactgttcatgtaaataatgattgttttgcattcttctttgtgggaggagagaattgatggactgttagtttgaccagtgtcgttggagaggtggtaattccatcctccaatccacggTCACCtctggaattctataaataccagatgcttgaataaaactttctcttttttctcctttgaacttaccaagcgTCTGTGTACTTACTTTGTGTCCAGTAGTGACATGTAACCTCTTGGTAGATATATCAAAGGAGGGTCTGGGAGAGAGGATTGTACTGGCAGCTTTGGGCAGCTCAGAACAAGGGGACCCCTGGGCACTTCTGTGCCTATCTGCTTAGACCCAGCTGCTGGGCTTTCCAAGTTTCCCTTTTCACTCACATTTCCATAGTAGGGAGCTCCTTGCTGATAGTAGTAGCTCGTCCCCCAGAACTGGAGAGCTGTGATATCAAAAGTGACCTTGCAGTTTTCAGTGGTGTTGAACTCCACCCCTGGGAAAGACAGGAGGCACATGCAGGTGAGTATCGTGTCTAAGCAGGCATCAAGAGTGGATAACCTCAGTTAAGGGGTGGACTATCACTCATAGGGCATTGCAGTTTCTCCATGCAGCTTCAGGAGTCATTTGACACATATGCACCCAGCTATGGTGCCTCCTACACTCTGATGTGACAGAATGACAGCAGTCTATCTGGAGCTCTCTGTCAGACACTTCTCAAAGACTCTTTCTCACTTTAAGATGGTCCTACTCATAACTGTCCTCTTCcattctccttccctcctcacaGCAGTCACTAAAAGGCAGCatttttccttgcctttcccATGTCAGTTCACAGCCTGAGGTTTTGTCCTGTGTACCCATCTGAAATCACTGCAGTTATGTGGATGTGTGCCACTGCTTCTGGCAAAGGGCtgtgaaacattttcttcacaggaagaaaaggaaggctTTGCAAAATCTTGTGAGAGTAGGAACATTATAAGAAACCTTATCTTCCCATCTGGGATGTGGAGATAAATCTAATGAGGAGCTAATAACAGTACACAGTCAGGGCCTTGATTATCTCCAGTTGCTCTGAATAACATCCCATTCCAATAGACTGTCCTAAAATATGGTTTAAGAACAAGAAAACCTGGCCTGGCCCACCTCTGTACACATTTTTAATGTGATGAGAAGACAAGAGAAAGTAGCTTTTGCTCATCTctgtcaaaataaaattactgcCAGAGCAGGCATCAAGAGTGGATGAACTCAATTGTCTTACAGATAAAAACCCAAAGACAAGTACATTTTATGAGTGTATAATAAAAGATTTTCCACAAAGTGTAGAATCAGTTTTTATTACCTGTTCCACTTTCTTTCAGAAAAGCCTCAGCTTCCAGATTGAAATCATAATTATCACCATGCTTCCGGAGGAAAACCTTAGTATTCACTTTAGTGGAAAAGCAGCCATCGTTGTTTGTCTGGGAACGTGAAATTGTATTTGTTAACCAATCATGAAGGCAAAGGAGTGTTCTATCTCTTtgccctcttccctcccttttGCAAGAGGGGTGGGTGTCTCCCATGCTCACCTCGCCGGTGTAATCCTTACAAATACTGCGCTTGGCTTTGGAAGACTTGCGGTTATAGCGGATGTGTTTACGGCACACCACAGCCTTCACGCTACCCTGGACTGCTTTCCCATAGGTGTACCTGGCAAAGGGAGCACAGAGGACTTACACTCACACAGAAACATTGGCTCAGGAGTGAGGAATGTCAGCTTTACCCTGTGCTTTGCAGTTATACAGCTCAGCAGAGGAGGCCAACAAGTACAAACGGCCTCATCAGATTGAGACAGAAGGCAGTGGTGGGTGAGGTCTCTCCAAGTCAACACTAGTCCTACCAGGCAGGGATAGGGGACATTGTGTTGGCCACAAGCCGAGCCATTATTCCTACAACACTGTCACTAACAAATACAGCAGAAGTGCTGTGTTGTAGGGCACATGCTGCATTGACGAAATGCACTGCCACACTTTCAGACTCACAGAGAATGTAGGGAGAGAGAATATGGAGAAAGGTGAGAATCCAGGAGAATTGCTTAGCAAAGGATGACAGGGTACCAACTCTTGGGGTGAGGGTAGGGTTGGCAGAGACCATTTTGAGCTCAGTTATTgatggctgtgcatttttcaaACCAGTAAAAATGCACCTTCTGCCATGATAAGTCAGCTCACATGCCACAGACGTGGAGAGGGAAGTTTTCCTCTAGGATGGTGACCACCTGAGGCATCTGGATGGAGACACTGAACTTGGGCAGCACTGtgtgaaagcaagaaaaagataATTCAGTGAGAATAGAAAGACTTAATTTGCTCCAATCCTTAAAAAGTGgttgtttacagaaaaaaaaaatctctctttttgTCCCAGCACATGGCCTGGTAGGAATACACCAACAGCCCAGCTAGGAGAATGGGACAGGAGTAGGCAGTCTCCTCCCTAGAGCACAGCTGGGGGACATTGTCTCAGCCCCATCTGCAGGATATGGGGGAGGAGAAAGCCAGTGGGCCTGGATGTAGGTAAGTGATTATACCTGCGGGCAGGCAGCTGCACTTCCCAGGAGACAGCAGAACCAGCACAGCTGTTCACAGCTGCATGGCCCATCCAGCTCTGTTTGTCGAGGGCGCTGGAGGCTGGCAATACACCTTTCTCTGCTGCCACCAGCTTCCTGAGACTCTTACCATACTCCTCTACCCTGAAGGTGCGTGTGAGGCCAGGCATTCTGATGCTGTACTCTCCGAGCGGTGCTTCTGCAGCCAGCGGGAAGGACAGATCCACAATGCCTCCCACAGGTGTAACATCCAGCCACTGTGCAATCCGGTTCCCTTTGGGGTCCTGCACAAGTGGAGTAGAGAGTAGTTATTTTCTAGCACAAAAAGACTTTTGCAGGATGTCCAACATACCAACATATGTCTGAACACATATTCTCTTTTCCTGAGAGCCCAGGTCTATGGCACAGCTACAATGCTCAGGTGAGCCCAAGTTCAAAGAGGAAAGGACTTTTCTCCCTGTCTCATTGACAAAGTAAATCTATCATATCATTGTTCCCTGGTGGCATTGCCATCTCTGACTGCTGCAAAACTGTTGTTTACTGCCTGCCTATCTCAATAAGAGAAAGAAGTGGTCCTTCTTTAGAGATCTCTGCGGTCACCTGAGCTGGCACAGCTCACAAGGTCACTGTGGAGACATTCTGCCTAAGGCATGAGCTACTGGGAAGTGATGTCTTGAATCCCCAGGAAAGAATGGGGAAACAAGTCCAGGACTCCATGCAGGGCAACCATTGAGGCCCAGTCATGAAGGACAGTGTTCTCCCACCGCTGGTTCTGGGAGGGCAGGGTACAGAACTCTGCTACAGCCACACTGCCCAGCCAGTAGGAGCTTTGTGATAAGTTGATGCTTAATGTGGAACAAGTGGGCACTGCTGAAAAGGTGACGCTGGATCAGAGTGCTATGTTTGCATAAACTGGCATAAAGTATTGCACAGATGTCTCAAAATGGTGTTCATGTAATGATTCCTCACTGGGTATGACATGTATATTAACTACTGCCCATTGCTAGCTGGGACTCTGACCTC harbors:
- the LOC100231773 gene encoding alpha-2-macroglobulin-like protein 1 isoform X2 is translated as MWRIILLWGCILLLPSAAGMPAMLNYAVAIPSQLYHPFSETVCLQLSREQAVPIHVSVTLQSRAGNETLITQSVSQLPFFHCRSFQVPPPVGNPDEVAFVVITVSEANSEFQKKQKVLIKHADKKTFIQTDKPVYKPGQIVKLRIVTLDQNFIASSETQRLVELKDPKGNRIAQWLDVTPVGGIVDLSFPLAAEAPLGEYSIRMPGLTRTFRVEEYVLPKFSVSIQMPQVVTILEENFPLHVCGMYTYGKAVQGSVKAVVCRKHIRYNRKSSKAKRSICKDYTGETNNDGCFSTKVNTKVFLRKHGDNYDFNLEAEAFLKESGTGVEFNTTENCKVTFDITALQFWGTSYYYQQGAPYYGNLELRSANGTHMKNKKVILTVSYGSRKQTKTYLTDDTGMASFVLETSAWVNSSKVILQAKSQPEDVNSENMKVSYGTASLPLTASYSSSRSSVRIQPVRAVPACGDVQQVTVHYHILATELGHRAARAHFYHLVMARGSLVHHGQTTVLLDPPSGQYSGAFNVSLPIDLISSMATLFVYIAFPEGQVAADTLRLKVSSCFRNRVKLSFSDAVALPGSAVRLHVQAAPGSLCSIRAVDKSVLLLRPEAELSRDSVYNMFSYAQEQLSTLTDVYSDYCTVHKSPGITDASQTTLSPGMMSPFMYNRYSYAVSQPDVYEFLKNAGLTFLTSLKIKSPIECRTQTTFDYDYMSFDELADLESLYPEADAAVEAAEAELTELDSESAPARTWFPETFIWTLVPINDSGAAELAVTVPDSITDWRAMTFCTSESHGLGISETTSLQSFKPFFVEPTLPYSVFRGESFPLKVKVFSYLKQCMALQLSLMDSRDFEFLHENVRFTLCLCPDSAKTFSWDVKATKLGKVNFTVTAEVVEQEDVCTERTAVVPESGGKDTVVKHLLVKAEGQLEEKTHTSFLCPEGTSASETISFTMPENIVLGSERAHISFLGDIMGTALDNIDELLQMSSGCGEQNMVHFAPNVFITRYLEETGQLTPEIKQKAIGYLESGYQQQLLYKHTDGSYSAFGEGSEPGNTWLTALVLKTFSQARDFIHIDEQNINDAASALIKSQTPSGCFKSVGKLFNNGLMGAVEEGLGLSSVIVVALIHSGMPHSDPVVVKALKCIRDLVHADTGSPNLYSLALAANAFAVAGDKALRQKILKRLDKAAIISDDQIFWSQQSKQEEDSLSWYRAPSVDVELTSSILMAHLTKSSLSSDEIKKASKIVSWLTKQQNPYGGFASTQDTVAALEALALYATNIFSKDSPDLQVSLTSKGFSQNFRVDKSNRLLLQTVELPAIPQDYTLHVQGHGCLFLQAILRYHIPPLRSEATFAVSVQTECTVPDASRFPVTIRARYTGNRVSTNMVLIQVELLSGYSPVAGSLEELKKMPLVKKVESKADQVVLYLEELTRQPQTYTFLVEQDMQVKDHKPANIKIYDYYMPETAMMSYSVPCK